In Lactuca sativa cultivar Salinas chromosome 5, Lsat_Salinas_v11, whole genome shotgun sequence, the DNA window ATAGTTACATTTTGAGATTTTTATGTTTTGTGCTAGAAATAGCTAGACAActattatgttatgacttatgacttGTCTATTCATGATTTGAAATCTTCtcttttatattacatgtgttTTCTAATACATTATCTTTGTTTAGCCATTTGAAACATCCATATATCTAACCGATGTGTGATTCATTATGCTTAACAGTTACATTTTAAGATGTTATGTTTTGTGCTAGAAACAGCTATACAATTTATTACGTTATTGTGGGCTAATTTGTACATTCGAGCTTTCTTTTTGTCTACAACTTATTGACAAAGTGATCCTAAGAATTTCCATGTCTTTTACATCCTCGTGATGCTTCTCGGTTGCCCAAAATGATGATCAAATACAACCGGAAAGAACACAAACAATCAtaattgatgatgatgatgatgatgatgatgatgatgatgatgatgggagAACAAAGAGCTACATATACCATCATACACCCATCCTAAAAGATGGGAAAACAAGCATAcataatcaaattttttttttttagaaattatAACAAACAATAAACAGCAAAGAAAAATCATCCTAAATTTTCTTGACACCTTATTTTATTACTGGTAGTACAAAGGCGGCGGCGGTTGTGCAGCAACACCAGAGTAACCACCATCATACACCGCCTGACTAGCCACCATCCCCATCCGTTGGTGGTGCATCAGACCCATTTTACTCAGAGCCACCTGTCTTTCATAGGCAGCAAGCTCCCCCGCTGAATAACCGCCAACATTTGCCGCCACTGGTGGCGGCAATGGGGTGGAGCTTGTTCCTGGTGGCGTAGGTTTGCTCCCCCATGAACACTTCAATTAATTAACACCACATATCAATAccattatatttaatatttgttACATCACTTGTGATGTTATATACTTGTATtatcaaattataaattaaattgagattaatttttaaaaaaaaaaaaattctaattttTTAATACCTTGAGTGGTTTCCCAAACAAAAGCTTGGCATTTCCAAATTGAATAGCTCGAGCTGCTTCACCATGAGAGCTATATCTTATGAAACCAAATCCTTTATCTCTTTGAATCCTAACATCTTCAATAACTCCAGCTCCAAGTCCATGAAAATGTCGATGAAGATCAACTGATGTAacctaataaaaaaatattattttcttcatttaaATTTCAACAACactctgaaaaaaaaaacacttaaatTCATTAAATGgaaaaacaaataataattataataataataaacctcAGGAGCAAGATTCCCAACATAAACAGTTGTATATTGAGGATTGTTCCCTGGAGCATCTTCACTACTACTCTTTTCTTGACCATCATCTACACAACAATTTACCATGATTCATTAATTCTCCACAAGATTTCTATTGTCTAtaaagggtattttagacatttcACTAAACCTGATGTTCCATTTGTCAATTCAACAATACTTTTGGAATCTGAACTTTGTTTATCGTCTCCTCCTGCACCCTTTGCTGCCCAATTGCAGCGAATTTGTCTGCTTCCAAGCCACTTTCCATTCATATCATTGATTGCTGTTTGAGCCTCCTGTTAGATGAataaaaagttaaataaataatttttttagaatTTATTGTCGAAATATTCTTTGATCTTTACCTGTTGACTACGAAATGAAACAAACCCAAATCCCCTGGATCGACCCGTTTTCTGATCCCACATAACTCTTGCATCACTTgagataaaaaagaaaaaaacaaatattatacaaataaataaatttatcatTATTTAATGGAGTAAAATAATGGGAAGTGAGAGAAATTAGGGCTTACGAACAAGTGGAGTATACAGAGAATGAAGCAAACAATGTAGCATCAGTTATTTCAGGGCTAAGGTCACCTACAAATATGTTAAAATGACctgaaaaaaaaagtaattagcattttatgaattaatttttgTATTGAATTGAAGAaaacagtaaaaaaaaaaaaacctgatGTATCTTCTCTTTGACTACTGGCATATGCCCAATTGACTTTGATTGGTTGACCAAACCTAAAAAATAACATGAAGTTAAGATACAATTTTCAATGagtgaaaaattgaaaatttatggAAACGAAAAATTAGACATTTTTAAAGATTTATATTTATACAATTATACTTACACATGTCTTCCATTTAGAGTGACAATAGCAAGAGCAGCACAACGTCGGTCAAAGTAGTCAACAAAACCATAAGATGACTACAAATAATAAGAGATGAgtgaaatattaatattaataagtAATAACATGCATTAATTTTTAACAAATGAAAATTATAAAACCTTTTCTTTTCGAATAAGTTTACAGCTTTCCAAAGCACCAGTGCTTGTAAAAATCTCTTGGAGTAGTAATTCTGTAACCTGTGGGTGGATGTTTCCCACATACCTATGACATTAATTGAACaccataaataaataaacacacTCAAAAttgaaaagatgaagaaatagaAGAGTTAAGAACATTGAAAGACACTCACACACTGCGACATGTGGTTGGGTCAAATCCAGGAGGCAAATTTCCACTCAAGATAGGCTCTATCTGCAGATGTAATGTATTAAAAATGGTGAAGGAAAAGGGTTTATGAATCATAAGATATGGAGAAAATAAGCATTAAAATGAAAAGAAGGAACTTTAAAGGAAAACAATTCATATGATATTCACATTAAAAGCTATTGAAGACACTAGAAAACCCAAATAGGAAAAAGGTCAAAATCGTTGCAGATTATGAAAAGTCATCATACTCAACCTAGTGTTTTCTAATCGATGAATTGAAACGGATAATGATTAGGTTTGAA includes these proteins:
- the LOC111892502 gene encoding oligouridylate-binding protein 1; this encodes MQHHPRIRQHQALMQQSLYHPGLLASPQIEPILSGNLPPGFDPTTCRSVYVGNIHPQVTELLLQEIFTSTGALESCKLIRKEKSSYGFVDYFDRRCAALAIVTLNGRHVFGQPIKVNWAYASSQREDTSGHFNIFVGDLSPEITDATLFASFSVYSTCSDARVMWDQKTGRSRGFGFVSFRSQQEAQTAINDMNGKWLGSRQIRCNWAAKGAGGDDKQSSDSKSIVELTNGTSDDGQEKSSSEDAPGNNPQYTTVYVGNLAPEVTSVDLHRHFHGLGAGVIEDVRIQRDKGFGFIRYSSHGEAARAIQFGNAKLLFGKPLKCSWGSKPTPPGTSSTPLPPPVAANVGGYSAGELAAYERQVALSKMGLMHHQRMGMVASQAVYDGGYSGVAAQPPPPLYYQ